The stretch of DNA aacaaataaacaaacaaacaaataatcaGATGAATCCAACTTTGCTTTGCATTTTGCATCTCTTTCTTAATGGCTTCTTACGTTCCCTTTACGTCTCTTCATTATAGGACCATCCTAACACATTATTACCAATTTACCTCCTCCTACTATACACACATCATATTACCATAATAACTCATATTAACCTTACTTACCTAAAAATATTAACTCCAAAATAAATACCAAGTTGGTGATTTGGGGCTGCTAGAATGAGACACATTGGCTGACTACTCCTAATTATGCCCTCATCTAACTAACTAAAGTAACTGTCACCATATATACCTTACTATAAAAAACTACCAAGTGGTAAGTAAATTACATAAAAGAGCATCAAATTGTGCTTGACAACTTTGACCTTATCTTCAATGATTAGAGTgcattttaatttcttaacttATTTTAAGTTAGACTTATACAGTATATAATTCCACATaagattaaaattttcaaacaaaattttACTGTAGTACTTCCTCTTCAacataatataagtaaaattttggttttcatagattcattgaatagtttaatgtatttaatttatatatagatcaaatatattcattataatgaaattgaaaacactTATCCTCTTTGACGAAAATCATGCGGTGGTCGAGATTTAGATCCACAGATAAAATCAGTTTGTATGTTTCGTTTTACTATTCTATTACATCAAAAATTTCATACTACTAAAAAAACTTAAgattaaaaatagtttataaacatTCGTACTCTTCAATCCAACCTGCATATATGATAGCAAGCATGGACTGGCAGAGTCAACTGAATGACCAAAGCTTTGGTTTCTTCCACTTGTGGCATGGTTCAGCCATACTCGGTGCCACGAAGTGATTAAGAACTACCACGGGTCGAAATGCATTTGGTTCTTTATATAATCTTTCTACTTAAGGacaaaatcatgaatttttGCAAGGCTCAACACTTACAATTGAGGTGAGAACAATTATTCTAGaaaattaaactatttttacATATCGTGTCTATATCAAAGGTTACTAATAATACAATGGTAAAACCAATTCTTACAAAAACTCATGTATGAACATTGAACACATACAATTAGAAATGTTGTTACGTAGTTAAATTACCGTCCAACCTAAGTCTATGTCTCATAACTCTATTCAAACGTGGCTGCTTTTTGGTAAAGTAAAACGTGTCGGTGTCTTCCATTGTTTTCTGTCTTGTGCTGACTTAACTATTCTCATTTCactcatttttttcaattaaaaaataaaatataacaaattgcTTGGTTGTTTATCTTTGAGGTCTCGAAGTGTGCTTCTCTTTAAATTTTAGATTGGATTCTCCTTTCTCTGCTAATATTTTCAAAGTTGAGAGTTTCTTCTAACTTCAATTGGTCCTCTATTTGTCGATAGTAAAATTGGTCTAACTGAATTAGTCGATTCTTAAAACGGATACTACTGactttctaattttgtttttaaaatatatatacatttttataaaaatagaaacaatgaGTGCATTGATAAAAAGACAAGGTGTAGTATAGTGTAGCTTCAAAAGATAAGAGTAAGTTGTTTCACACCACACTTCACACATCAAATAGCAACACAAAAACTCCTTTCACTTTTCTTTATCAAAAACAAACTTTCCACTCTCTCACACCCTTGTTTACTAAGCAACATCATTATTCAACcccatttcattttaaaaatttcatcatTCTCATTGTTCTCACAAATTcaagaagacaaaaaaaaaatgggaacACTTCACACAATAGCAACACTAAGATTGTGTTGCTTCATAATTGTGTTGCTATCTCAAACAGTTACTATAGCGGTTGGCGATTTTATAGATCAGAAGAATCTTACAACTAACTCAAAAGATGAAGTGAAGTGCACGCCGTGTGGTCAAGTTCCATCTCCGCCGCCACCTTCTCCACCTCCGCCATCACCGCCGCCTGCTTCCACCGGTAACTGTCCTCCGCCTCCGTCACCACCGAGCtccggtggtggtggtggttcaACTTATTACTCTCCACCACCGCCGTCGGTGTACTACTACTCATCTCCACCGCCTCCGGCGAGTGGTGGAGGTGGTGGAGGTGGCGGTTATTATTATCCGCCACCGACTGATGGAAGTGGGGGTGGGAATTATCCGACTCCACCTCCACCGAATCCAATTGTGCCGTATTTTCCATTTTACTACCATACTCCGCCGCCGTCCACGGCGGCTCTGGTGAAGGGATCGATAATGCTCTATGCTGTCTCTCTTTTACCTATTTTTCTTGCTTTCTtttaatagaagaaaaaaaaaaagagaggaaaatggaaagaaagaaaataagtgGATGGAATTTTGCAGATCTtgaagggtaaaaatggaaaagTGAGGTCACTGGTCAGTGAATATGCAAAGTGTAGTTATTTTTGGTTCTTTCTAATGGTAATGTAGGTTGATCGAAGATCTGCAATTTGTtgacaatttgtaatttatttataatttataatttataatttataattgtatttagctttttaattttgtttatttagtatgaaaaatacattaatttatgaaataaattaagttttattttattaatttttgtttattttgtgcTTGTTACATATAAGTgagtttttattttggttttaattaGCATCAACATTTGATAAGCAATCACTTAAATTTTGAAGTTGCTTGttttaattagtatttttgATCTgaaatttgttcttttttttttttcttttcatatatgtCCTGAAATTTGTTAAcaataatgtaaatatttttcgGATACAAAATTTGACATTAACACAGAATGTGGATAACATTATCAACTTTCATATTGATTTTTCTCTcatcaatttcaaaattatgcAAGTAAGTTGTATTTTACtctatataataaaataatttaatccaaTTATATCTATTTTTTCCGTAGAAAATGCTAATATGTGTTCTTTCTAAAGTGAGTATACGATGtgttactatttttaatatcgtgtacttttttatttatttatatcttgTCTTGTTATAAAGTGAGTATACGATATTAAATATGGTGTTCATTTTTGTATGTTTAAAGATGGGAAAATGATATATACAGCGAAGGTTTATTTTCACGAATCCATTACGATAGTGCAATTTAGCCACACCTACCTGTATTTCGTCAAATCTGGAATTTATGTGTTAACTGTTCGTTGTATATAGCACTCCTCTTAAAGATGACACCTCAAATAAATATGGCAACTTGTGAAATAGGATTGAAATTATTGTTTCTATACGGTGGATGATGATGTTAGTGATGAgaatttatcaacaaaaaaaaatgatgttagTGATGAGAGATAGGGTTACAGCTGGAATATAAAGAGATCGTGGTACTTTGGAGCTAACATATTTAATCGACAATATCGATATACAGATATAGATATTTTTATCGAGTTTGAATCTTATAGTTGTGTGTGTAAGTTATAGACTTATAGTTGATGTTTGCTACCTCATCGCTAAGGTTTCGTTTGGTTTGAAGGAAAGAAAGTGGAAGGAGTCTAAGTTCATCCATCGGTtttcgtaattttctttccttccactttctttccacaaaaccaaacacgccaaaattgttgatgaagtTTTTTAATTGCTTAGgaagatttttatttatttattttttttgctttcaccaccagtttaatctggttctggggtcagttctggcatcaagtggttccaaccccTCCTGATTGcaattgcgggggatcgaactgtggttctccctaccaagttcggcatcaatcaccactgaaccaactaacgattggttgcTTAGGAAGATTTTAGATTTGCTTCATTTATCTCTCATCTATTTAGTATTCATTTATGTTAAGAAACATGACATCCATGAAGAAgtgaaaaagagagagaaaaaatgtgaaatttcttATTTATGATAATGAAACTGTATTACAATGATgagaaaaatcaataaaagaaTATTACATCAAAGCCTATTTATATACAACCAATAACTACTAACAAGTGCTCCTAATTATCAACTAACTATATCTTCAATAGCCTCCCTCAAGATGGAAGAGGTGTTCACAACACTTCCAACTTGGGATGAAcaatataatcaaaataaaataaataacaattccAACGTCTCCACAACATTCACTCCGAAAGAATCAAGAAACTCCACTCTTGGGAGTAATCATccaaatgcaaaaaaaaatgacaaaagcTTAACCATCAAGTAGAAACTATCCTCAATGTTTAACCACTTGGGAAAAGCGCAAACAACAAAGCCAATTAAGGCACAAAGCTTAACCACCAAGTAGAAACTAGACTTCAACGTTTAACCACTTGGCAAAAACGCAAACAACAAAGCCATTTAAGGCACAAAACTTAACCACCAAGTAGAAACTATACCTCAACGTTTAACCACTTGGCTGAAGCGCAAACAACAAAGCCATTTAAGGCACAAAACTTAACCACCAAGTAGAAACTATACCTCAACGTTTAACCACTTGTTGAAGCGCAAACAACAAAGATATGAATGTTTAACCATCAATGGAAGAAGTATGATGCTTACAAACCATTAACAGAAGCTaagattgtgacacgggaaaaatgattgtatttagtatatagagtcattcatgacttatatttttagattggaaaaatgtatcttttataagaggatttatattgtataaaacgaGTTTTACTAAGTAATCACgttaatattattttgtaaagatgagtgtaatacctagaactaatattctataaattaatttgtaattttccgttgcgtattttgaaaaagattaaaCAAAGGTAGAATTACTTAAATAATGAGTTTGGATGTTACAGTCAATTGACTCACCCATTgtaggacggagggagtatgctTTTTCTCTTCTAGCCCACTCATGGTTAGGAGTGTCTCGCCA from Trifolium pratense cultivar HEN17-A07 linkage group LG5, ARS_RC_1.1, whole genome shotgun sequence encodes:
- the LOC123886240 gene encoding formin-A-like, producing the protein MGTLHTIATLRLCCFIIVLLSQTVTIAVGDFIDQKNLTTNSKDEVKCTPCGQVPSPPPPSPPPPSPPPASTGNCPPPPSPPSSGGGGGSTYYSPPPPSVYYYSSPPPPASGGGGGGGGYYYPPPTDGSGGGNYPTPPPPNPIVPYFPFYYHTPPPSTAALVKGSIMLYAVSLLPIFLAFF